One region of Synechococcus sp. UW69 genomic DNA includes:
- the ctpZ gene encoding carboxyl-terminal processing protease CtpZ, giving the protein MYPTVNDLSDWLRRSGFRALRQLITAALCCFLVLGNVCTAVALSDTQQLVVDSWRLVNQGFWNPEQLDEVRWRRQRQKAMERSIESSDDAYAAIETMLAQLGDPYTRLLRPEDYAALKNSTSGNLSGVGLQLGPDEGGNGVVVISALEGSPAGEADITSGTQLLSVDGKAVVDLGLEGTVAALRGDVGSQVVLTLANSNGESNELTLERRSVDLRPVRTRRLRNGSHTLGYLRITQFSEGVPEQVKEALAELQNKDIEGLVLDLRNNSGGLVSAGLAVADEFLSGGAIVETRNRDGINDTIQASLQTVFDGPMVTLVNGGTASASEILAGALQDNERATLLGGQTFGKGLIQTLTNLSDGSGLAVTVAGYVTPSGRDIQGQGIAPDRALSDPEPLNPGGDGDRWLSEAQQWMEALLEQSADDIEA; this is encoded by the coding sequence ATGTATCCAACTGTTAACGATCTTTCAGACTGGTTGCGGCGCAGTGGGTTTCGAGCACTGCGCCAACTGATCACAGCTGCTCTTTGCTGCTTTTTGGTGCTGGGGAACGTGTGCACAGCCGTTGCACTCAGCGATACACAACAGCTTGTGGTGGACAGCTGGCGCCTCGTGAACCAGGGCTTTTGGAACCCCGAGCAACTCGATGAGGTCCGCTGGCGACGTCAACGCCAGAAGGCCATGGAACGCAGCATCGAGAGTAGTGACGATGCCTACGCGGCCATCGAAACCATGCTCGCTCAGCTGGGAGACCCTTACACCCGGCTGCTCCGTCCGGAGGACTACGCAGCTCTGAAAAACAGCACCAGCGGAAATCTCAGCGGTGTGGGATTGCAACTGGGACCGGACGAAGGCGGCAATGGCGTTGTGGTGATTTCAGCACTGGAAGGCTCGCCAGCTGGAGAGGCAGACATCACCAGTGGAACCCAGCTGCTGTCCGTTGATGGCAAAGCGGTGGTGGATTTAGGTCTCGAGGGAACGGTGGCAGCGTTGCGGGGAGACGTGGGCTCGCAGGTGGTTCTGACTCTGGCAAACAGCAATGGCGAATCGAACGAACTGACCCTTGAGCGCCGCAGCGTTGATCTCAGGCCGGTGCGAACACGGCGCTTGCGCAACGGCAGCCACACCCTCGGGTACCTGCGAATCACCCAATTCAGCGAAGGCGTACCTGAACAGGTCAAGGAAGCCCTCGCAGAACTTCAGAACAAGGACATCGAAGGATTGGTTCTCGATCTACGCAACAACTCAGGTGGCTTGGTGAGTGCTGGATTAGCAGTCGCAGACGAGTTTCTTTCCGGTGGCGCCATCGTCGAAACCCGCAACCGCGACGGAATTAATGACACCATCCAGGCGAGTCTCCAGACGGTCTTCGACGGACCAATGGTCACCCTCGTGAATGGAGGGACAGCCAGCGCCAGTGAAATCCTGGCAGGAGCACTTCAGGACAATGAAAGAGCCACCTTGCTCGGAGGCCAAACGTTTGGGAAAGGTCTGATTCAAACGCTGACCAACCTGAGTGACGGCAGCGGACTTGCGGTGACTGTCGCGGGGTATGTAACACCCAGCGGACGGGATATTCAGGGACAGGGGATCGCACCCGATCGTGCGCTGTCCGATCCGGAGCCACTGAATCCCGGCGGTGATGGCGACCGCTGGCTCTCCGAAGCGCAGCAATGGATGGAAGCACTGCTTGAACAATCCGCAGACGACATCGAGGCATGA
- the petB gene encoding cytochrome b6: MANSSPVYDWFQERLEIQDIADDIGSKYVPPHVNIFYCLGGITLVCFLIQFATGFAMTFYYKPTVAEAYKSVEYLMTDVSFGWLIRSVHRWSASMMVLMLILHVFRVYLTGGFKRPRELTWVTGVTMAVITVSFGVTGYSLPWDQVGYWAVKIVSGVPAAIPVVGDFMVELLRGGESVGQATLTRFYSLHTFVMPWLLAVFMLMHFLMIRKQGISGPL, translated from the coding sequence ATGGCGAACTCATCACCGGTTTACGACTGGTTCCAGGAACGTCTGGAAATCCAGGACATTGCAGACGACATCGGCTCCAAGTACGTGCCTCCCCACGTCAACATCTTTTATTGCTTGGGTGGCATCACGTTGGTGTGCTTCCTGATCCAGTTCGCGACCGGGTTCGCGATGACCTTCTATTACAAGCCCACCGTCGCGGAGGCTTACAAGTCGGTCGAGTACCTGATGACCGATGTCAGCTTCGGCTGGTTGATCCGCTCCGTGCACCGCTGGAGCGCCTCAATGATGGTGCTGATGCTGATCCTCCACGTGTTCCGCGTCTATCTCACCGGTGGCTTTAAACGCCCCCGTGAGCTCACCTGGGTCACTGGCGTCACCATGGCTGTCATCACGGTGTCCTTCGGCGTGACCGGATACTCCCTCCCTTGGGATCAGGTCGGTTATTGGGCTGTGAAAATCGTCTCCGGAGTTCCCGCAGCCATTCCAGTGGTTGGCGACTTCATGGTTGAACTGCTTCGCGGTGGTGAGAGCGTTGGTCAGGCCACCCTTACGCGCTTTTACAGCCTGCACACTTTCGTGATGCCTTGGCTGCTGGCTGTGTTCATGCTCATGCACTTCCTGATGATTCGGAAGCAGGGCATTTCCGGTCCCTTGTGA
- the petD gene encoding cytochrome b6-f complex subunit IV, whose amino-acid sequence MHILKKPDLSDPKMRAKLAKGMGHNYYGEPAWPNDLLYIFPVVILGTIACVVGLAVLDPAMLADKADPFATPLEILPEWYLYPVFQILRVVPNKLLGIALQTLVPLGLMLVPFIESFNKFQNPFRRPVAMTVFLFGTVTTIYLGIGAALPIDKSLTLGLF is encoded by the coding sequence ATGCACATTCTCAAGAAGCCTGATCTCTCCGATCCCAAGATGCGGGCCAAGCTCGCTAAGGGTATGGGTCACAACTATTACGGCGAGCCCGCCTGGCCCAACGATCTGCTCTACATCTTTCCGGTGGTGATCCTCGGCACCATCGCTTGTGTGGTGGGTCTGGCTGTTCTGGATCCCGCGATGCTCGCCGACAAGGCTGATCCCTTCGCGACACCCCTGGAAATTCTTCCCGAGTGGTACCTCTATCCGGTCTTCCAAATCCTGCGGGTTGTTCCGAACAAACTTCTGGGCATTGCACTCCAGACTCTGGTTCCCCTTGGTCTGATGCTTGTTCCTTTCATTGAGAGCTTCAACAAGTTCCAGAATCCGTTCCGTCGTCCCGTTGCAATGACTGTGTTCCTGTTCGGAACCGTTACCACGATCTACCTGGGTATCGGCGCTGCACTCCCTATCGACAAGTCCCTCACCCTCGGACTTTTCTGA